The following are encoded in a window of Paenibacillus polymyxa genomic DNA:
- a CDS encoding DUF3817 domain-containing protein, protein MLRTPLGRVRLMLWIQAIAYLAILFTHQPLQAAGMTQAVMVIGNIYRVSFLLLLVALIYGKTALHWSIRRPLFIMFASFIPFGLMIMDFVWVRKWAGDSAAEQRAAS, encoded by the coding sequence GTGTTAAGAACACCTTTGGGGCGTGTCCGACTCATGCTCTGGATTCAAGCTATAGCTTATTTGGCGATACTATTCACCCACCAGCCCCTGCAAGCTGCGGGCATGACCCAGGCGGTTATGGTAATTGGTAACATATACCGGGTGAGCTTTTTGTTGCTCCTCGTTGCTTTGATCTATGGGAAAACAGCACTGCATTGGTCTATACGGCGGCCTCTTTTTATTATGTTTGCCTCCTTCATCCCATTTGGTCTGATGATTATGGATTTTGTTTGGGTGCGAAAATGGGCAGGGGATTCGGCAGCAGAACAGCGAGCTGCATCGTAA
- a CDS encoding acetylxylan esterase, protein MNVIEKRIAELKQYRPDLTAPKDIDLFWANTLEEVHAKPVHAFKTLVETPYPHILAYRVTFEGVDDTPLHAWYVRPRFAGDQKLPCIVLFHGYTGGKGYPEDYSSWLMLGFAVLAVDVRGQGGETGDRLGDPHGTIKGWVTKGILDKDTCYYKTITTDALRAVDWVAVQSDVDSAKIAISGASQGGGLSLMVAALSDKAAITVADIPNMCHMDFGMMNSTSSLTEAAEFANRFPEHLEQVLHTLSYFDVMNLAHRIRIPIMVSVGFKDTVCMPETIFAAYNRIESPKTIEIYPFTGHWVEGFQRRKTAEFLVQHFS, encoded by the coding sequence ATGAATGTTATTGAAAAAAGAATTGCCGAATTGAAGCAATATCGGCCTGATCTTACCGCCCCGAAGGATATAGATTTATTCTGGGCCAATACACTGGAAGAAGTTCACGCCAAACCTGTACATGCGTTCAAAACTCTCGTAGAAACGCCATATCCTCATATTCTTGCTTACCGGGTTACTTTTGAGGGTGTCGATGATACGCCTCTGCATGCCTGGTATGTACGCCCCCGATTTGCCGGAGATCAAAAACTGCCGTGTATCGTTCTGTTTCATGGCTATACAGGCGGAAAAGGCTATCCTGAAGATTATTCCTCCTGGCTCATGCTTGGCTTTGCAGTATTGGCGGTAGATGTGCGTGGTCAGGGAGGAGAAACGGGAGACCGTCTGGGTGATCCTCATGGTACGATTAAAGGCTGGGTAACGAAAGGAATATTGGACAAGGATACCTGCTACTACAAAACAATTACAACCGATGCCCTTAGAGCCGTAGATTGGGTAGCGGTGCAGTCGGATGTCGATTCGGCTAAAATCGCAATCAGTGGCGCCAGTCAAGGCGGCGGACTTTCATTAATGGTGGCTGCGCTTAGCGATAAAGCTGCCATTACGGTAGCGGATATCCCCAATATGTGTCATATGGATTTTGGTATGATGAATTCTACCAGTTCACTGACGGAAGCAGCTGAATTCGCCAACCGATTTCCAGAGCATTTGGAGCAGGTACTACATACATTAAGTTATTTTGACGTGATGAATCTTGCTCATCGTATTCGTATCCCGATCATGGTATCGGTAGGGTTCAAGGATACGGTGTGTATGCCTGAGACGATTTTCGCCGCTTATAACCGTATTGAATCACCGAAAACGATTGAAATTTACCCGTTTACCGGACATTGGGTTGAAGGCTTTCAAAGACGCAAAACGGCAGAATTTTTAGTTCAGCATTTTTCATAA
- a CDS encoding LLM class flavin-dependent oxidoreductase codes for MLKLGILDQSHIPEGGTAQDALSNTTDLAREADQLGYSRYWVSEHHASKTLAHSSPEVLIAHLAAHTSRIRVGSGGIMLPHYSAYKVAENFRLLEALHPGRIDLGIGRAPGGLPLATRALQEGKYQSVEQYPQQILDLIDYFHDSPDNHRFAGLHASPMISTVPELWLLGSSGESARLAAMMGASYAFAQFFGTPGGVEATARYHEQFQPSILGDKPHSMAAVTVACAETEEEAEQLASSASLYFLLLMQGKEMSSLPSVKTAMSYPYTEFDRERLRQSAAWRVVGTPEQCKEQLLRLAEQYRTDELLVVSSIHDFDKRIQSYRLLAKAFALV; via the coding sequence ATGCTTAAACTGGGTATACTGGACCAGTCTCATATTCCTGAAGGCGGTACTGCTCAGGATGCATTATCCAATACAACAGATTTAGCGCGTGAAGCTGATCAACTGGGATATAGCCGTTATTGGGTATCCGAACATCATGCGTCCAAAACACTAGCGCACTCCAGCCCTGAGGTGCTGATTGCGCATTTGGCTGCTCACACATCACGCATTCGTGTGGGTTCAGGCGGTATTATGCTGCCACACTATAGCGCGTATAAAGTCGCCGAAAACTTCCGCTTGCTGGAGGCGCTCCATCCAGGACGCATCGACCTGGGAATAGGACGTGCTCCCGGTGGTTTACCCCTGGCTACTCGTGCCCTGCAGGAAGGCAAGTATCAATCTGTCGAACAATATCCACAGCAGATTCTCGATTTAATCGATTACTTCCATGATTCGCCTGACAATCATCGATTTGCCGGTCTTCATGCCTCCCCGATGATATCGACCGTTCCTGAATTATGGTTGCTCGGCTCCAGCGGAGAGAGCGCCAGATTGGCCGCGATGATGGGTGCCTCCTATGCCTTTGCCCAATTTTTCGGGACTCCAGGTGGTGTAGAAGCTACCGCACGTTACCACGAGCAATTCCAGCCTTCGATCCTGGGTGATAAGCCCCATTCCATGGCGGCAGTTACGGTGGCCTGCGCGGAAACCGAAGAGGAAGCTGAGCAGCTGGCGTCCAGTGCTAGTTTGTATTTCCTTTTGCTCATGCAAGGTAAAGAAATGAGTTCTCTTCCGTCGGTGAAAACAGCAATGTCCTATCCGTACACGGAGTTTGATCGTGAGCGGCTGCGTCAGTCTGCAGCCTGGCGTGTTGTTGGTACCCCTGAACAGTGTAAAGAACAGCTGCTAAGACTGGCTGAGCAGTATCGTACCGATGAGTTACTGGTCGTTTCATCCATTCATGACTTTGATAAACGTATTCAGTCCTACCGTCTGCTGGCCAAAGCTTTTGCTTTGGTATAG